One window of the Populus trichocarpa isolate Nisqually-1 chromosome 9, P.trichocarpa_v4.1, whole genome shotgun sequence genome contains the following:
- the LOC7475016 gene encoding uncharacterized protein LOC7475016 isoform X1, protein MEESSEVHFGENRVSPEKNLKRTVKTPAQVVALENFYNEHKYPTEEMKSELADQIGLTEKQISSWFCHRRLKDKRLRDEVCTNGRQDRSSGIIQDRGSGLRQDSCGSTKQGDYRNLDPREVESQRLYGRDFHPADLTYDRTSRYTGNVTGIDNISSGSSSSLQDKFVCQREDPYDAETSKYLAQNGAAMPLIPKGTDSFGYKPSGYLKVKGEIENAAITAVKMQLGRHYKEDGPPLGVEFQPLPPGAFASPSRDPVSGPIYVGDLAQMCSPDVSGVRKQSSLGARYEVYSTKMSSHDSYTEGANCNPEPSDSHDRKSHHHLEQKPTYNGSNSNAGGNSAMDMLDDLAGETSAYVNKRHYRMSSKHGFEERRSDSLSTHLGPSGRRVNSEKTEAWLHDCDNDNPKIVQRNNYTSKHPHLMRGSGKSLDTEERARCTIMEKEDKLHGEMKRMKGSHDPVRVKRHPTDETTVAKRFRVDFPQQEHVAKASFSEIRRRTNLTKRSAMERPSSFSEDETPETSSSAE, encoded by the exons ATGGAag AATCAAGTGAAGTGCATTTTGGAGAGAATAGAGTTTCTCCAGAGAAGAATTTGAAAAGGACAGTCAAGACACCAGCCCAGGTTGTCGCTTTGGAGAACTTTTATAATG AGCACAAATATCCCACAGAGGAAATGAAATCAGAACTTGCAGACCAAATAGGGTTGACAGAAAAGCAAATATCTAGCTGGTTTTGCCACAGAAGGCTAAAAGACAAAAGATTGAGAGATGAAGTATGCACTAATGGACGACAAGATCGATCTAGCGGTATTATTCAGGATCGAGGGAGTGGGTTGAGGCAAGATTCATGTGGCAGTACCAAACAAGGTGATTATAGGAATCTTGATCCAAGGGAAGTTGAGAGCCAGAGACTTTATGGTCGAGATTTTCATCCTGCTGATCTAACCTATGACCGCACGAGTCGCTATACAGGGAATGTTACCGGCATTGATAATATATCTTCAGGAAGTAGCTCATCGTTGCAAGATAAGTTTGTTTGTCAAAGAGAGGATCCTTATGACGCAGAAACCTCAAAGTACCTAGCACAGAATGGAGCTGCCATGCCATTAATTCCCAAGGGTACTGATAGTTTTGGGTATAAACCATCAGGATATTTGAAagtgaagggtgaaattgagaaTGCTGCTATTACTGCTGTCAAGATGCAATTGGGCAGGCATTATAAGGAGGATGGTCCACCACTAGGTGTTGAATTCCAGCCACTTCCTCCTGGTGCTTTTGCATCCCCAAGTAGAGATCCAGTCAGTG GACCAATCTATGTGGGAGATCTTGCTCAGATGTGTTCTCCTGATGTTTCTGGGGTTCGAAAGCAATCCAGTCTTGGCGCT AGATATGAAGTATATAGCACCAAGATGAGTTCTCATGATTCATATACAGAGGGAGCAAATTGTAATCCCGAGCCCTCTGATTCTCATGATAGAAAATCTCATCACCATCTAGAACAGAAGCCTACCTATAATGGTTCCAATTCTAATGCTGGTGGGAACTCTGCCATGGATATGCTCGATGATCTTGCTGGTGAAACATCAGCCTATGTAAACAAAAGACATTATAGGATGAGCTCTAAGCATGGTTTTGAGGAGAGAAGATCGGATTCTCTTTCAACCCATCTTGGTCCCAGTGGTAGGAGAGTTAATAGTGAAAAGACAGAAGCTTGGTTGCATGACTGTGATAATGACAATCCTAAGATAGTTCAAAGGAATAATTACACGTCTAAGCATCCGCACTTGATGCGTGGATCTGGAAAATCTCTTGATACAGAGGAGAGAGCACGGTGTACGATCATGGAAAAG GAGGACAAACTTCAtggagaaatgaaaagaatgaaaGGCTCTCACGACCCAGTTAGAGTAAAGAGGCATCCAACGGATGAAACAACT GTTGCAAAAAGATTCAGAGTTGACTTTCCACAGCAAGAACATGTGGCAAAAGCATCGTTTTCTGAAATACGTCGAAGGACAAATCTGACTAAACG GTCTGCCATGGAGAGGCCATCTAGTTTCAGCGAGGATGAAACTCCAGAAACCAGTTCTTCGGCAGAATGA
- the LOC7475016 gene encoding uncharacterized protein LOC7475016 isoform X2, producing the protein MEESSEVHFGENRVSPEKNLKRTVKTPAQVVALENFYNEHKYPTEEMKSELADQIGLTEKQISSWFCHRRLKDKRLRDEVCTNGRQDRSSGIIQDRGSGLRQDSCGSTKQGDYRNLDPREVESQRLYGRDFHPADLTYDRTSRYTGNVTGIDNISSGSSSSLQDKFVCQREDPYDAETSKYLAQNGAAMPLIPKGTDSFGYKPSGYLKVKGEIENAAITAVKMQLGRHYKEDGPPLGVEFQPLPPGAFASPSRDPVSGPIYVGDLAQMCSPDVSGVRKQSSLGARYEVYSTKMSSHDSYTEGANCNPEPSDSHDRKSHHHLEQKPTYNGSNSNAGGNSAMDMLDDLAGETSAYVNKRHYRMSSKHGFEERRSDSLSTHLGPSGRRVNSEKTEAWLHDCDNDNPKIVQRNNYTSKHPHLMRGSGKSLDTEERARCTIMEKEDKLHGEMKRMKGSHDPVRVKRHPTDETTVAKRFRVDFPQQEHVAKASFSEIRRRTNLTKRLVCHGEAI; encoded by the exons ATGGAag AATCAAGTGAAGTGCATTTTGGAGAGAATAGAGTTTCTCCAGAGAAGAATTTGAAAAGGACAGTCAAGACACCAGCCCAGGTTGTCGCTTTGGAGAACTTTTATAATG AGCACAAATATCCCACAGAGGAAATGAAATCAGAACTTGCAGACCAAATAGGGTTGACAGAAAAGCAAATATCTAGCTGGTTTTGCCACAGAAGGCTAAAAGACAAAAGATTGAGAGATGAAGTATGCACTAATGGACGACAAGATCGATCTAGCGGTATTATTCAGGATCGAGGGAGTGGGTTGAGGCAAGATTCATGTGGCAGTACCAAACAAGGTGATTATAGGAATCTTGATCCAAGGGAAGTTGAGAGCCAGAGACTTTATGGTCGAGATTTTCATCCTGCTGATCTAACCTATGACCGCACGAGTCGCTATACAGGGAATGTTACCGGCATTGATAATATATCTTCAGGAAGTAGCTCATCGTTGCAAGATAAGTTTGTTTGTCAAAGAGAGGATCCTTATGACGCAGAAACCTCAAAGTACCTAGCACAGAATGGAGCTGCCATGCCATTAATTCCCAAGGGTACTGATAGTTTTGGGTATAAACCATCAGGATATTTGAAagtgaagggtgaaattgagaaTGCTGCTATTACTGCTGTCAAGATGCAATTGGGCAGGCATTATAAGGAGGATGGTCCACCACTAGGTGTTGAATTCCAGCCACTTCCTCCTGGTGCTTTTGCATCCCCAAGTAGAGATCCAGTCAGTG GACCAATCTATGTGGGAGATCTTGCTCAGATGTGTTCTCCTGATGTTTCTGGGGTTCGAAAGCAATCCAGTCTTGGCGCT AGATATGAAGTATATAGCACCAAGATGAGTTCTCATGATTCATATACAGAGGGAGCAAATTGTAATCCCGAGCCCTCTGATTCTCATGATAGAAAATCTCATCACCATCTAGAACAGAAGCCTACCTATAATGGTTCCAATTCTAATGCTGGTGGGAACTCTGCCATGGATATGCTCGATGATCTTGCTGGTGAAACATCAGCCTATGTAAACAAAAGACATTATAGGATGAGCTCTAAGCATGGTTTTGAGGAGAGAAGATCGGATTCTCTTTCAACCCATCTTGGTCCCAGTGGTAGGAGAGTTAATAGTGAAAAGACAGAAGCTTGGTTGCATGACTGTGATAATGACAATCCTAAGATAGTTCAAAGGAATAATTACACGTCTAAGCATCCGCACTTGATGCGTGGATCTGGAAAATCTCTTGATACAGAGGAGAGAGCACGGTGTACGATCATGGAAAAG GAGGACAAACTTCAtggagaaatgaaaagaatgaaaGGCTCTCACGACCCAGTTAGAGTAAAGAGGCATCCAACGGATGAAACAACT GTTGCAAAAAGATTCAGAGTTGACTTTCCACAGCAAGAACATGTGGCAAAAGCATCGTTTTCTGAAATACGTCGAAGGACAAATCTGACTAAACGGTTG GTCTGCCATGGAGAGGCCATCTAG
- the LOC7475016 gene encoding uncharacterized protein LOC7475016 isoform X3: MKSELADQIGLTEKQISSWFCHRRLKDKRLRDEVCTNGRQDRSSGIIQDRGSGLRQDSCGSTKQGDYRNLDPREVESQRLYGRDFHPADLTYDRTSRYTGNVTGIDNISSGSSSSLQDKFVCQREDPYDAETSKYLAQNGAAMPLIPKGTDSFGYKPSGYLKVKGEIENAAITAVKMQLGRHYKEDGPPLGVEFQPLPPGAFASPSRDPVSGPIYVGDLAQMCSPDVSGVRKQSSLGARYEVYSTKMSSHDSYTEGANCNPEPSDSHDRKSHHHLEQKPTYNGSNSNAGGNSAMDMLDDLAGETSAYVNKRHYRMSSKHGFEERRSDSLSTHLGPSGRRVNSEKTEAWLHDCDNDNPKIVQRNNYTSKHPHLMRGSGKSLDTEERARCTIMEKEDKLHGEMKRMKGSHDPVRVKRHPTDETTVAKRFRVDFPQQEHVAKASFSEIRRRTNLTKRSAMERPSSFSEDETPETSSSAE, encoded by the exons ATGAAATCAGAACTTGCAGACCAAATAGGGTTGACAGAAAAGCAAATATCTAGCTGGTTTTGCCACAGAAGGCTAAAAGACAAAAGATTGAGAGATGAAGTATGCACTAATGGACGACAAGATCGATCTAGCGGTATTATTCAGGATCGAGGGAGTGGGTTGAGGCAAGATTCATGTGGCAGTACCAAACAAGGTGATTATAGGAATCTTGATCCAAGGGAAGTTGAGAGCCAGAGACTTTATGGTCGAGATTTTCATCCTGCTGATCTAACCTATGACCGCACGAGTCGCTATACAGGGAATGTTACCGGCATTGATAATATATCTTCAGGAAGTAGCTCATCGTTGCAAGATAAGTTTGTTTGTCAAAGAGAGGATCCTTATGACGCAGAAACCTCAAAGTACCTAGCACAGAATGGAGCTGCCATGCCATTAATTCCCAAGGGTACTGATAGTTTTGGGTATAAACCATCAGGATATTTGAAagtgaagggtgaaattgagaaTGCTGCTATTACTGCTGTCAAGATGCAATTGGGCAGGCATTATAAGGAGGATGGTCCACCACTAGGTGTTGAATTCCAGCCACTTCCTCCTGGTGCTTTTGCATCCCCAAGTAGAGATCCAGTCAGTG GACCAATCTATGTGGGAGATCTTGCTCAGATGTGTTCTCCTGATGTTTCTGGGGTTCGAAAGCAATCCAGTCTTGGCGCT AGATATGAAGTATATAGCACCAAGATGAGTTCTCATGATTCATATACAGAGGGAGCAAATTGTAATCCCGAGCCCTCTGATTCTCATGATAGAAAATCTCATCACCATCTAGAACAGAAGCCTACCTATAATGGTTCCAATTCTAATGCTGGTGGGAACTCTGCCATGGATATGCTCGATGATCTTGCTGGTGAAACATCAGCCTATGTAAACAAAAGACATTATAGGATGAGCTCTAAGCATGGTTTTGAGGAGAGAAGATCGGATTCTCTTTCAACCCATCTTGGTCCCAGTGGTAGGAGAGTTAATAGTGAAAAGACAGAAGCTTGGTTGCATGACTGTGATAATGACAATCCTAAGATAGTTCAAAGGAATAATTACACGTCTAAGCATCCGCACTTGATGCGTGGATCTGGAAAATCTCTTGATACAGAGGAGAGAGCACGGTGTACGATCATGGAAAAG GAGGACAAACTTCAtggagaaatgaaaagaatgaaaGGCTCTCACGACCCAGTTAGAGTAAAGAGGCATCCAACGGATGAAACAACT GTTGCAAAAAGATTCAGAGTTGACTTTCCACAGCAAGAACATGTGGCAAAAGCATCGTTTTCTGAAATACGTCGAAGGACAAATCTGACTAAACG GTCTGCCATGGAGAGGCCATCTAGTTTCAGCGAGGATGAAACTCCAGAAACCAGTTCTTCGGCAGAATGA
- the LOC7454864 gene encoding PH, RCC1 and FYVE domains-containing protein 1: protein MVELSWLMASDLGRTGPVERDIEQAITALKKGAYLLKYGRRGKPKFCPFRLSNDESVLIWFSGKEEKHLRLSHVSKIISGQRTPIFQRYPRPEKEYQSFSLIYNDRSLDLICKDKDEAEVWFSGLKALISRSHHQKWRTESRSDGIPSEANSPRTYTRRSSPLNSPFGSNDGSQKDADHHRLHSPYESPPKNGLDKAFSDVVLYAVPPKGFFPSDSASGSVHSLSSGGSDSVHGHMKAMAVDAFRVSLSSAVSSLSQGSGHDDGGALGDVFIWGEGMGDGVLGGGTHRAGSYFGVKMDSLFPKALESAVVLDVQNIACGGQHAALVTKQGEIFSWGEESGGRLGHGVDSDVMHPKLIDALSNTNIELVACGEYHTCAVTLSGDLYTWGDGTYNFGLLGHGNEVSHWVPKRVNGPLEGIHVSSISCGPWHTAVVTSAGQLFTFGDGTFGVLGHGDRKSISLPKEVESLKGLRTVQAACGVWHTAAVIEVMVGNSSSSNCSSGKLFTWGDGDKGRLGHGDKEAKLVPTCVAALVEPNFCQVACGHSLTVARTTSGHVYTMGSPVYGQLGNPLADGKLPTRVEGKLSKSFVEEIACGAYHVAVLTSKTEVYTWGKGANGRLGHGDTDDRNSPSLVEALKDKQVKSIACGTSFTAAICLHKWVSGVDQSMCSGCRLPFNFKRKRHNCYNCGLVYCHSCSSKKSLKASMAPNPNKAYRVCDNCYNKLRKAIETDASSQSSVSRRGSVNQGPREFIDEDEKLDFRSRAQLARFSSMESLKQAESRSKRNKKLEFNSSRVSPVPNGGSQWGALNISKSFNPMFGSSKKFFSASVPGSRIVSRATSPISRRPSPPRSTTPTPTLGGLTSPKIVVDDAKRNYESLNQEVIKLRAQVESLTRKAQLQEVELERTTMQLKEAIAIAGEETAKCKAAKEVIKSLTAQLKDMAERLPVGMGRSIKSPLFTSFGSSPTSNDVSTIDRLNGQITCEEPDTNGLHNQLLLNGSSITSNRIAGHNKQGHLEATTKNGSRTKEGESRHEAEWVEQDEPGVYITLTSQPGGIKDLKRVRFSRKRFSEKQAEQWWAENRARVYEQYNVRMIDKSSVGVGSEDLTH, encoded by the exons ATGGTCGAGTTGAGTTGGCT AATGGCTTCGGATCTTGGTAGAACTGGACCTGTTGAAAGAGACATCGAACAG GCCATCACAGCTTTAAAGAAAGGGGCTTACTTGCTCAAGTATGGAAGAAGGGGAAAGCCAAAGTTCTGTCCATTCCGTCTTTCCAAT GACGAGTCTGTTTTGATATGGTTCTCTGGGAAAGAGGAGAAACATCTCAGACTAAGTCATGTATCTAAAATCATATCCGGGCAGCGAACA CCAATCTTTCAAAGGTATCCACGCCCTGAGAAGGAGTATCAGTCGTTTTCTCTTATTTACAATGACAGATCACTGGATTTG ATTTGCAAGGATAAAGACGAAGCTGAGGTATGGTTTAGTGGTTTAAAAGCATTAATTTCACGCAGTCATCACCAAAAATGGAGAACGGAATCAAGGAGTGATGGAATTCCATCTGAGGCAAACAGCCCTAGGACGTATACTCGCAGAAGCTCCCCTCTGAATTCTCCATTTGGTAGTAATGACGGTTCGCAGAAG GATGCAGATCACCATCGCCTTCATAGTCCATACGAAAGTCCCCCCAAGAATGGTTTGGATAAAGCATTTTCTGATGTGGTATTATATGCTGTCCCCCCAAAAGGTTTTTTCCCTTCAGACTCTGCTAGTGGTTCAGTACATTCTTTATCATCTGGAGGCTCGGACAGTGTACATGGTCATATGAAGGCAATGGCAGTGGATGCTTTTAGAGTTAGCCTATCAAGTGCTGTTAGCTCATTGAGCCAAGGTTCTGgtcatgatgatggtggtgcgTTGGGGGATGTTTTCATTTGGGGTGAAGGAATGGGGGATGGTGTGCTAGGCGGTGGAACTCATAGAGCTGGAAGTTATTTTGGTGTAAAAATGGATTCTTTGTTTCCTAAAGCTCTGGAATCTGCAGTTGTACTTGATGTCCAGAACATTGCCTGTGGTGGACAACATGCAGCCTTAGTGACCAAGCAGGGAGAGATTTTCTCCTGGGGTGAGGAATCTGGGGGCAGGCTTGGGCATGGTGTAGATTCTGATGTTATGCATCCCAAACTTATCGATGCCCTCAGCAATACAAATATTGAGCTTGTAGCATGTGGGGAGTACCACACATGTGCTGTAACACTTTCTGGTGATCTGTACACATGGGGTGATGGAACTTATAATTTTGGTCTTTTAGGACATGGAAACGAGGTAAGTCACTGGGTTCCAAAAAGAGTGAATGGACCCTTGGAAGGCATACATGTCTCTTCCATCTCTTGTGGACCCTGGCATACTGCAGTGGTGACCTCTGCTGGGCAACTATTCACTTTCGGTGATGGCACATTTGGTGTTCTGGGTCATGGAGATCGAAAAAGCATTTCATTACCAAAGGAAGTGGAATCGCTCAAGGGGCTCCGCACTGTCCAAGCTGCCTGTGGTGTTTGGCATACTGCTGCAGTCATAGAAGTTATGGTTGGAAATTCAAGTTCCAGCAATTGCTCTTCAGGGAAACTGTTTACCTGGGGAGATGGAGATAAAGGTCGACTTGGGCATGGTGACAAGGAAGCAAAGTTGGTTCCTACATGTGTTGCTGCTCTTGTTGAGCCCAATTTTTGCCAAGTTGCATGTGGACATAGTCTGACAGTTGCACGAACCACCTCTGGCCATGTGTATACAATGGGCAGTCCTGTTTATGGTCAGTTGGGCAATCCACTAGCTGATGGAAAGCTCCCAACTCGTGTTGAAGGAAAACTCTCCAAGAGTTTTGTTGAGGAAATTGCTTGTGGGGCTTATCATGTTGCAGTCTTAACTTCAAAAACTGAAGTTTACACCTGGGGCAAGGGAGCAAATGGAAGACTAGGTCACGGAGATACAGATGATAGAAATTCCCCATCATTGGTGGAGGCCCTGAAAGACAAACAAGTAAAAAGTATTGCTTGTGGTACTAGTTTTACTGCAGCTATCTGCCTTCATAAGTGGGTCTCTGGTGTTGATCAGTCTATGTGTTCTGGCTGCCGCCTACCATTTAACTTCAAAAGGAAGCGGCATAATTGTTATAATTGTGGACTAGTTTATTGCCATTCATGCAGCAGCAAGAAGTCTCTCAAGGCTTCAATGGCaccaaatccaaacaaagctTACCGTGTCTGTGATAATTGCTATAACAAACTAAGAAAAGCAATTGAGACTGATGCTTCTTCTCAATCTTCTGTGAGTAGGAGAGGCAGTGTCAATCAAGGGCCGCGCGAGTTTATTGATGAAGATGAGAAGTTGGACTTCAGGTCTCGTGCACAACTAGCTAGATTTTCATCAATGGAATCCTTGAAGCAAGCAGAAAGCCGAtctaagagaaacaaaaaacttGAATTCAATAGCAGCAGGGTGTCACCTGTTCCAAATGGAGGCTCCCAGTGGGGAGCGCttaatatttctaaatctttTAATCCTATGTTTGGTTCATCAAAGAAGTTTTTTTCTGCTTCTGTTCCTGGATCAAGAATTGTTTCTCGAGCAACATCACCAATATCTAGACGACCTAGCCCCCCTCGATCAACAACGCCGACCCCAACTCTGGGTGGACTTACCTCACCAAAAATTGTTGTGGATGATGCTAAAAGGAACTATGAGAGCCTTAACCAAGAGGTTATTAAATTAAGAGCACAG GTGGAAAGTCTTACTCGAAAAGCCCAGCTTCAAGAAGTTGAGCTGGAAAGAACAACCATGCAGCTGAAGGAAGCAATAGCCATTGCAGGAGAAGAGACTGCAAAATGCAAAGCAGCAAAAGAAGTGATCAAGTCTCTTACTGCACAA TTAAAAGACATGGCTGAAAGACTACCTGTGGGAATGGGCCGAAGCATCAAATCACCTTTGTTTACTTCATTTGGATCCAGTCCTACTTCCAATGATGTTTCTACTATTGACCGTTTGAATGGTCAAATCACATGCGAAGAACCAGACACGAATGGATTGCATAACCAGTTGCTTTTGAATGGTTCAAGCATCACCAGCAACCGCATTGCAGGTCACAACAAACAAGGCCATTTGgaagcaacaacaaaaaatggaaGCAGAACCAAAGAAGGTGAATCGCGACATGAAGCTGAATGGGTTGAGCAAGATGAGCCCGGTGTATATATAACACTCACCTCCCAACCTGGAGGTATCAAGGATCTTAAGCGAGTGCGCTTCAG TCGAAAGCGGTTCAGTGAGAAACAAGCAGAACAATGGTGGGCAGAAAATAGGGCAAGggtatatgaacagtacaatgTGCGAATGATTGACAAGTCAAGTGTTGGTGTTGGGAGTGAGGATTTGACTCATTAG
- the LOC7454866 gene encoding signal peptide peptidase produces MKNCERVANLALAGLTLAPLFVKVDPNLNVILTACLTVYVGCYRSVKPTPPSETMSNEHAMRFPFVGSAMLLSLFLLFKFLSKDLVNAVLTCYFFVLGIVALSATLLPAIKRYLPKHWNDDVISWHFPYFHSLEIEFTRSQIVAAIPGTFFCAWYASQKHWLANNILGLAFCIQGIEMLSLGSFKTGAILLAGLFVYDIFWVFFTPVMVSVAKSFDAPIKLLFPTADTARPFSMLGLGDIVIPGIFVALALRFDVSRGKESQYFKSAFLGYTAGVVLTIIVMNWFQAAQPALLYIVPAAIGFLAAHVVWNGEVKPLMEFDESKTAASSQEDSETSSSKKVE; encoded by the exons ATGAAGAACTGTGAACGAGTTGCAAATTTGGCTTTAGCAG GTTTAACATTGGCACCACTCTTTGTGAAAGTAGATCCCAACTTAAATGTGATCTTGACTGCATGCCTGACAGTTTATGTTGGCTGCTATCGATCTGTCAAGCCTACGCCACCTTCA GAAACCATGTCTAATGAACATGCAATGCGCTTTCCCTTTGTCGGGAGTGCTATGCTGTTATCATTATTCTTActcttcaaatttctttcaaaagaTTTGGTTAATGCTGTACTGACCTGTTACTTTTTCGTGCTTGGAATTGTCGCGCTTTC gGCAACACTATTACCAGCTATAAAACGTTATTTGCCTAAGCATTGGAATGATGATGTCATTTCCTGGCATTTTCCTTATTTCCACT CTTTGGAGATTGAGTTCACAAGATCTCAAATTGTTGCGGCAATTCCTGGAACATTCTTCTGTGCTTGGTATGCTTCCCAGAAGCATTGGCTTGCTAACAATATCCTGGGCTTGGCTTTCTGCATTCAG GGGATTGAAATGCTTTCCCTTGGTTCTTTTAAGACTGGCGCCATCCTCTTG GCTGGACTTTTTGTATATGACATTTTCTGGGTTTTCTTCACTCCCGTTATGGTTAGCGTTGCAAAATCTTTTGATGCTCCTataaag CTTTTGTTCCCCACAGCTGATACGGCAAGACCATTTTCCATGCTTGGACTTGGTGACATTGTGATTCCTG GTATTTTTGTAGCTCTGGCACTGCGATTTGATGTGTCTAGAGGAAAAGAAAGCCAGTATTTTAAGAGTGCTTTTCTTGGATATACAGCTGGTGTGGTCCTTACGATTATTGTCATGAACTGGTTCCAAGCTGCCCAG CCTGCACTTTTGTATATTGTACCAGCTGCTATAGGATTCTTAGCCGCTCACGTCGTATGGAATGGTGAAGTCAAGCCG TTAATGGAGTTTGACGAGTCCAAGACTGCTGCATCATCTCAAGAAGATAGTGAAACCAGCTCTAGCAAAAAGGTGGAATGA